In the genome of Bremerella sp. P1, the window CGTTTCCAAGTCGGTGATCACCGGTTTTGTGAATGCCTTGGCGATCCTGATTTTCATGGCACAGCTGCCTGAGCTGATTGGTGTTCCGTGGATCGTTTACCCAATGGTGGCCGCCGGTCTGGCGATCATCTACTTGTTCCCTTACCTGACCAAGGCCGTTCCTTCGCCGCTGATTGCTATCTGCGTGCTGACGGTGGTCTCGATTACCTGCGGCTTCCAGATCCGCACCGTGGGTGACATGGGGCAGTTGCCGGATAGCCTGCCTGTGTTTTTGCTGCCCGAGATTCCTTGGACGTTTGAAACTCTGCAGATCATCTTCCCCGTTTCGGTCACGCTGGCCGTGGTGGGTCTGTTGGAATCGCTGATGACCGCTTCGATCGTCGACGAGATGACCGACACCCACAGCGATAAGAACCAGGAATGTATTGGTCAAGGTTGCTCAAATATCCTGGCGGGTTTCCTGGGTGGGATGGCCGGATGTGCGATGATCGGGCAATCGGTGATCAACGTGAAGTCCGGCGGGCGAGGTCGACTGTCGACGCTGTGTGCAGGCGTCTTCTTGCTGATTCTGATCGTGTTCCTGGGTGAGTACGTCTCGATGATCCCGATGGCCGCGCTCGTCTCGGTGATGATCATGGTTTCGATTGGTACGTTCAAATGGGAATCGCTGAAGAACCTGGTGCTGCATCCCAAGAGCTCCAGCGCCGTGATGGTCAGCACTGTGGTGGTTGTGGTCGCGACGCATGACCTGGCCCAAGGGGTGTTGGTCGGAGTGTTGATGTCCGGCTTCTTCTTCGCCCACAAGGTCGGTCAGATTCTGGACGTCGAAGGCGAAATGCACGAGTGCAACACCGGCAAGACCTACAACGTTACCGGCCAGGTCTTCTTTGCTTCGGCCGACCGATTCGTGAATTCGTTCGACTATCAAGAGAAGCTTGATCGAGTCCACATCGACGTAACGGGTGCCCACTTCTGGGACATCACGGCCGTCGGTGCGCTCGATAAGGTGATCGTGAAGTATCGCCAGAAGGAAATCGAAGTCGAACTGATTGGCCTGAACGAAGCCAGTGCCCTGATGATCGACCGCTTTGCCATTCACGACAAGCCAGACGCCGCCGACCAGCTGGCCGGGCACTAAGCCGCGACCGAAATACTACCGACAGGACATGCAGCCCTGACGCATCGTAAGCTATAGTTCACGATGTGTTAGGGCTTTTTCTTTTTCGGGGATCGGCATGTTGCGACGTTTGCTTTCTGTGGGTGGTCTTTTTGCGCTTTTCAGCGCAGCGCTGGTCTCGAACTGTCAGGCCCAGTGGCCCGCCAATCAGGCCACGCTGGCTCATACGGTGGAGCAGCTAATCAGCGAAAACGCCATCCCTGGTGCCGTTGTCCTGATGCGACAAGGCGACCAAGAGTGGGTCCAGGCATTTGGTGTCGCGGATCTAAAGACGAAGCAGCCGATGCAGGCCGATATGTCGTTTCGTGTTGGCTCGAACACGAAAACCATGACGGCGACCGTCATTTTGCAACTCGTTCAAGAAGGCAAGCTGAAGCTCGACGACAAGGTCTCGCAGTTCTTTGATAACGTTCCCCAAGGGGATGAAGTCACGATCGCCGACCTGCTTGATATGCGGAGTGGCATCGCGACCTACAGTGAACTGAAGTCGTTCAACCGAATACTCGATCAGCAGCCGACCAAGACGTTCACGCCGGAGCAGTTGATTCAACTGGGCATCGAGCAGCCGGCAATGTTCAAGCCAGGCTCCGAGTACTTCTACTCCAACACCAACTACGTCATGCTGGGCGTGTTAATCGAGCGGCTGACCAAGATGTCGCTCGAGGACGCATTCGAGCAGCGGATCTTCAAGCCGCTGAAGATGACGCGGACTCTAATGCCGGCGCAAGAAGACAACAAGCTGCCGTCCCCTTTTGCTCACGGCTATCTGTTTGGCACGAACGAGAACCCAAGCTTGACCGATGAGCAGCAGAAAGAAGCCCTCGCCGGCAAGCTGCTTCCCACGGATGTCACCCTGGCCAATCCTTCGTGGGGCTGGGCCGCAGGCGGAGCGATCTCGACGGCCAGCGATTTGGCCGTCTATGTCGAAGCCCTAGTCGGTGGTGGGCTGCTGGATGCTCCAATGCAAACCAAGCGTTTGGAAAGCATCCGACCCAATAACCCGGACGATCCACACAGTGCCGGCTATGGACTAGGCATGGCGAAGCTGGGGCCGATGCTCGGTCACGATGGTTCGCTGCCAGGCTACCAATCGTTCATGGGACACGACCCGAAAACGGGGCTCACGCTGATCGTGCTGGCCAATCTGCAAGAAACGCCAGGGGGTGAGGGCGCCGCGAACATCATCGCCAAGGCACTGCTGCAAGTTCCGGCCGCGGCCGAGTAACCGCCGGCGATGTTTGCAATCTAATCGACTCCGACGACAACTTTGGTTATCCTCCAGGGGTGGCCCGCGTACACACTTGTGTGGCCTCGCTCGTCTTGAATCTCATCGGATAACCTTGTCGGAGGCGGCCACTCGCCGCAAGATCGTGAAGGCGCACGACTCGTCAGCGCGTTATCGAACGTTGAAAGCCATTGCCGCAGGCGTGGTCGTTCTGCTCCTGGGCAAGGTGCTCTTCTCGATCGTCGCCGAGTACGTGAATTACTTTCCGCCCAACTTCGATGCGGTCTTTCTGTTGGGGCGGGAAGAATCGTTTCGTGGAATCTATCCGCCGGCCTTCTACGTGCACATCATCACCGCTCCGATCGCCATCCTGCTGGCGGCCTACTTGATGGTCAGCGGCAAGCGGAAGACGCACGGCCCCTGGCATCGGCGTCTGGGTAAGGCTCAGTTGTTTCTCGTGTTGGGGCTGGTCGCGCCCAGCGGGTTCGTCATGGCGTTCTGGGCTTTCACCGGGCCGATCGCAGGCGTCGGGTTTGGTCTGCAAGCGATTGCCACCGCGCTGACGGTAACCTTGGCCGCCAGGTATGCGATGCAGCGCAACTTCCCCGTGCACCAGCGCTGGGCGACGCACTGCTTTCTGCTGCTGGTCGCTCCCCTGCTCTTTCGCATTGTCGCCGGCATCTTGATCGTCACCGATACCGAAAGCTTCGCGGCCTATCAATGGAATGCTTGGCTGAGCTGGATTGTCCCGATGGCCGCCTACGAAGCCATCCGCTGGCGTAAGAAACGCAAAGCGGCCAAGAAGAAACAACCCCGCGACGTGCAACTGCAAGAGGCTTAACGATGGCGACCCGCGATGAAATGCGTAGCGGCTTTACACTCAAAGAACTGTTTGCCGTGACGTTCATTATCGCGGCCCTCCTGTTTTGCTTGCTTCCCTTCGGGCGTCGATGTGCTCGCGAAGCTGCCCGGCGAATGCAGTGCACGAACAACTTAAAGCAGCTTGGCCTCGCCCTGCACAACTATCACGACACCTATGGTTGCTTTCCCATGGCGATGGGCGGCACAGGCATCGGTGGTAACGAGCATCGCCGTAGCGGCCTGGTGGCGATGCTTCCCTTCCTGGAGCAGAACGCACTGTACGATCAGATCATGGATCCCGCAGACTACGAAGGGCATCCGCCAGGAGGTCCACCTCCCTGGGATAAGAAGTATGGTCCCTGGCAGCAAAGCGTTCAGATGTTTGTCTGCCCCAGCGCTTCCTACGAAGGTAAGGACTACAAGCCGACGAACTACGCGTTTTGTGTTGGGGATGTGACGCGTGACATTCACCAACTTCCTGAGGCGCGGGGAGCGTTTGCCCCGGGGCTGTTCACCCGTTTTTCTGATATCGACGACGGCATGTCCAACACGATTGCCATGGCCGAAATCGGCACGGCGTATGGACGTCAGGTTCAAGGGCAGTATGCGGTGAATCTGCCGAAGACGATCCTTGCCGATCCCGGCATCTGTTGGCGAACGGTCGATAACGGGATGAAGTACTACTCGAAAAAGGTCGGCCTGCACGATCAGGGACGTGGCTACAACTGGGCCGACGGAGGAGCCGGGCCGGGCTTGGTCAACACGATCTTGCCGCCCAACAGCCCCAGCTGTGCGGTCGGCGGAATGGAAGCGGTCGACGGGGTGTACTCGGCTGGCGGTCTTCACCCGGGCGGCTGCATTGTTCTGCTAGTTGTTGGCAGCACGCGGTTCGTTTCCGAAGAGATCGACGCAGGCGATTCGGCTACCGCGCCTCCGACGTCGGAAGACTTTGCCGGCAAGACATTTGCCAGCCCCTTCGGCGTGTGGGGAGCATTGGGAACCATCTCAGGCGAGGAGGAGAACCATGATTTCTAGGAATCGCCCTAGCCTGGCAAGACGATCGCAGCCACGTGGTTTCTCGCTGAAGGAGCTGCTGGTGGTGGTCTTCATCATCTCGGCAGGCTTGTTTCTCTTGTTGCCTGCCCTGAACCGGGGGCATCGTCCGGCGTATCGAATGATGTGCGTAAATAACCTCAAACAGTTGATTCTGGCGATCCACAACTATCATGACGTCAACGGTCACCTCCCTTCCGCCATGGCAGGCACAGGCACCGGAGGCAACGAAGGTCGGCTCAGTGGAGCGGTCGACCTGCTGCCGATGATGGAGCAATCAGCGTTGTACGAAGTGATCCAGCGAGGCGATCCGGCAGCTGGCGTTCCGCCTGGCGGGCCGGTTCCCTGGGATCGAAGTTATCAACCGTGGCAAATACGCCTCGAAATACTGAATTGCCCAACCGCCGAGATCACCTCGCAGCACTTTCAACCGACGAACTATGCGTTTTGCATCGGCGATGTGGCTAAGGATATCCATCAACTACCGAAGCTGCGCGGCGCGTTTGCTCCTGGCTTGGTGGCAACCTTTCCAGACATCACCGACGGGACCTCCTACACCATCGCGATGGCTGAGATCGGCACGGCAAATCAGCGTGCTGTTCAAGGGCAATACGCGATCGATCTTCCACCCAACATCTTGGACGATCCCGGGATTGGCCTGCGAACGGTCAGTAACAACCAGCAGACGTATCTTTCGCAAGTTCAGCTGCACAAATATGGCCGCGGCTACAACTGGGCCGATGGCGCTGCCGGGCCGGGCCTGGTCAATACAATCCTGCCGCCCAATGGCCCCAGCTGCGCCGTGAGTGGGGAAGGCGTCGTCGACGGAATCTACTCGGCCGGCAGTTATCATCGCGGCGGCGCGAACGTGGCTTTCTGCGACGGAAGCGTTCGCTTCATCCCCGATACGATCGACTGCGGCAACGTGTCGGCGGCACCACCCACGGTGGATGACTACGCCGAGCAGCCCTTCGCTAGTCCCTTCGGCGTATGGGGTGCGTTGGGCTCGATTAACGGTCAGGAACAGATCGAGGATACCGATTACTAAACGCGAAAGGCAGAGCGATGAAAAGCAAGTCTTTGAATCAGGTGCGACGCGGGTTCACAATTGTCGAGTTGTTTGTGGTGATTGGAATCATTGGGCTATTGATTGCCCTGCTACTGCCAGTATCGCGAACCTCGCGCGAGGCGACTCGTCGGGCGCAGTGCCAGAACAACCTGAAGCAGATGGGCCTGGGTGTGCATAACTATCACGATACGTTCGAGTCGCTGCCCAGCTGTTCGAGCGGCGATTCGCCCGAGCCCACGGAGATGACCTCCCATGGCAAACGTCTGAGCGGGCTGGTCGCACTTCTGCCCATGCTCGAGCAAGGGGCACTGTATGATACGATCATGGCGTCATCGACGTTTGATGGTCAGGCTTATCCAACGCTGGGACCGGACCCGTGGGACGATACGTACGAGCCGTGGACGACGCAGCTCGATCAACTGAATTGTCCGTCGGACCCGTTCGATGATTCTCGGGCGCTGGGGCCGACCAGCTATGTCTTTTGCATTGGGGATTCGACCCACATTTATCACCCAGGCGACTCGCAACGAGGACCATTTTCGCCGGGACGCCAGCTTCACTTTCGCGATATCAAGGATGGAACCTCGAACACGGTGCTGCTCGGCGAGATCACGATCACGACCAAGGTGATTTCGCAGACCCCAGAACAGATGGCCAGTGCCGAGCTTTGTTACGGCGAAGGGATCGAATGGGAACTCAACGATCTAACGGCACATAGCCGCGGGTATAGCTGGGCCGATGGCGCGGCGGGGCCGGCGATGTTCAATACGATCTTGCCACCCAATTTTCCCAGTTGTGGTTTGAACGGAACCGAAGCGGTCGATGGAATCTACAGCTTGGGAAGTCATCATGCTTTCGGGGCGCACGTCGTCATGGCGGATGGTTCGACACGGTTCATTACCGAGGATATCGACACGGGCGATCTTACCCAGGCATCGCTTCCGCCGGATTCCACAGAGCCCAGTCCTTATGGCGTTTGGGGCGCGCTGGGGACGATCGCCGCGGCGGAAGAGCACGAGCTTTAATCGCTGTAATCGGGCCGACCGGCAATTTATGACCTATACTTCCCGTGTACATTACCTTCGGTACGTCACGGGAATCGCCCAAGTGAAAAAGCATCTGTTCAATCTGCTGCGAGGCGCCGCGCTGGTGGTGATCGCAGGTCTGGTCGCCGTTCATGCAGCGGTTGGCTTGGTGATTGGGATCGTGCTGACCTGGGTAACCGGCATCAGTTGGACCATCATCGTGCCCATTTCGATGGCCGTGGCGGTGCTGTTCGTCTTTGGCGACGACGACGGCAACAGCGACGGGGGAAGTACACGCCAGCGGAAGCGGCGGCCGGTGGGTTAGGTTTCTTCGGCCTGGTCGGCTGGGGCTTCTTCAGGGTCCGTCTTGGGAGGAATCTTCTTCATGGCGAGCCCGCCAATGCCGACGGCGATACCGGTCCAGATGGCGGTCAGCCCAGAGGCACCAATCAGAATCACCCCGATTAACATACTGCCCAGGCTGCCTGCCAGCCAGACGATCCCCAGGACGTCGGTTTGCCGATCGTAACCTTCGATCAGGCCATAGACGCCGGCCGAGAACCAAAAGGGAGAAACCAGGCAAAAGATGCCTGCCAACAATCCTGCAGCACAAAGTCCCTGGGCGGTGATCAACACCCACCAGGGAAAACGCTTCGAGGATTCCATGGAGTGAGCTTTCGAGGAGGTAACAGGTGTTCCTTGATTGTCCATGGAAAGATACGCGAGAGACAAGCGAAATCAGGTCAGTTCGCTTCCAAAACATACGGGACGGCAAGCCGAGAACGGCCAAGCCCTATTTCATTTCTTCCAGTTGGGTGAGGAGCGACTCGACGGCTGCGTGCCCTTCGCGGGATTGCCGAATGACCAACAGGTTTCGGTCCCGGATGACGGCCAGGTCTGCCTCTCCCCCGAGTTCGACCCACGAAGCAGGGTCGACGATCTTTTCGATTACTTGGGCGGCGCCGGCGGCTTCGAGTTGATGGAGTTTGTAAATCCGAACGGAGTGGTGGGTCTTGGCTTCTTCTTCTGAGGTGATCACAAGCGCTCCTCCTTCGATGTACCACCCGAGCTCGTACTGTTTGGTCAGCAGGTCGAGTACTGCCTGGAGTGTGAGCGAGGTGTAGTGGGCGGTGATCGCGACATCGACATCGATCCCGTTGTCTTCCAATTCCTTCTGATCGATCAGGATCGGAATGTCGTGCAGGTTCTTCAGGTACGCCACTGCTTCGAACAGGGGCGTTTCGACAAACTCAATCTTGGTTTCTTCCCCTTTCACCTTCGCAGCAATGTTCTGGCTTGCCGTGGCGCTGACACCGGTCCAGGTAACTGCAAAGCGGCCTGCGTCCGCCGGGGCGGCTCGGTAGACGGCGATTCCTTTGCTTGCTTCTGCGGATTCGGCTTCAAAGCCACCCATGCCGCCCGGGAAACCCATTCCCCCGCCCGTCATCTCGCCGCCGCCAAATCCACCGCCACCAAACTGTGCCCAGGCAGAAGTCGTAAAGCCGAGTACCAATACCAGAGTCCAAATCGGCGCGCATCGCATGACGAGATTTCCTTGCGAAGGAGGAAAAAGAAGTGGGGTTTTCCGACAGCGTACGGCAATGCCGTTATTAAGGCAAAGGATTTGTCGACAAGCGAGAAATCGAGGAAACGCTTGATCCTGCTTCCCGCGATTCGCATACTACGAGGCGAATGGTCATTTCAGTTCTTCCTGAATTTGAACGCATGATTCCCGACGACGACGATCACAGCGCCCCAGCCCGGTTTGGACGGTGGATCAATCAACTCGACATCGATTTCAGTAGCTTCACCCTGGTGGGCTGGGTGGTCGCGCTCGGTTCCCTGGGGCTGGGCGCGTTCGCCGGCTTTCTGGTCTACTCGCTGATTGATTCCTGGGACAATCAACAAGGTGTAAATGCCGGCAAGGCAGCAGGCCTGGGCTTCTTCATCACGATGGTGGTCGTGACGGTCTTTTCGTTTCAACTACTAAGGGCCGTCGCACGATGGACTGGCAATCCGGTTGTCCGTGAGTCCGAAGATTGAGCTTGCGCTTACGAGGATACGCACGATGAATTGGTTTACCTGGGCACTGCTGGCTGCCCTGTTCGCGGGCATTACCGCGGTGCTTGCCAAAGCCGGGACCAGCGGCATCGACCCGAACCTGGCGACGGCCATTCGCACGACGGTGGTCCTGGTATTGGCCTGGGGGATTGTCTTTGCCACCGGCATGCCGGCTTGGGGTTCTCTTTCCGGTAGCGCGGTCCTGTTTCTAACCCTGTCAGGCCTGGCGACTGGTGCCTCGTGGCTTTGCTACTTTCAAGCACTCAGCGTCGGTCAGGCATCTTCGGTAGCCCCGGTCGATAAGCTGAGCGTTGTCTTCGCGATTGCCCTGGCCGCGATCTTCCTCGGCGAAAAGCTCGCGTGGCAGCACTGGGTCGGAGGGGCACTGATCGTGGCCGGTGCGGCGCTGATTGCCTGGCGATAGCTTTTAAGTTGCTTAGGCGTATTAGGACGCTCTCGAAAAAGGCCTATTTGCCAGAGCCCTTCATCTTCGCCTGAAGTTCACTGGCCGCCTTTTGTAGAACGGGGTTATCCGACTTGGCGGCTGCGGCGATGACCGGAGCGACTTTCTGCTGGGTTGCTTCCGAATCGCCATCGATGTGGACCAGAGCCCAGGCACACAGCATTTGCAGGGATGGGTCCTGGGCACTTTGCATGACCTTCATCAGAGCTGGCTCGGCAGCTTTAGCGTCGGCGCCGATTCGTCCCAGGGCCAATGCCGAGTTATGGGCGATCGCCCCCTGCCCTTCTTCGAGCGCCTTGGCCAGCTTCGGAACCGCCGACTTGGCACCAGGTCCGATCTTGCCAAGCGTAACGACCGCTTCGTTGGCGACCAGCAGATTGTCGCTTTCGATCAGTTCGGCCAACGCGGCTGTCGCAGGCGCCCCATGAGGACCCAGGTCGCCAATGATCAGGATCGCATCGTGTTGAACACTGGGGTGTTTCATGGCTTCGGTCAACAATTCAATCCCGTCCGGCCCCATCGAAGCCAGCACGTTGAGCGCATTACGAACGACCGGGACTTCGGCCATGCTCAGGTCATTCTTCAAAGCGGTCTTCAGCAGCTCCGGCGGTGCTTTCAACGACACGAGTCCCTGCGAAGCCATCGCGCGAGCCAGCGGATATTTGGAATTCAAACCAGCCGCCAGACGCTGAATCGCCTTTTGGTTCAGCTCTTTGTCTTCAGGGTTTGCACGCGCGAGAGCCCACAGGCTGACCAGCGACAACAGACCTTCACCGCGGGCATTGGCTTGGAGACGCTCTGCCGTCTCGTTCGATAATTTGCCGATGCGGCCCAACGCGTACGTCGCTGGGATTTCAAGCGTCTGATCGTCTAAGCACTTCGTAATGACCGGTGTGAATTTCTCGGCTGCCTGAGGCATCGATGCCAAGGCCAACAAGGCCTCGCGGCGAATCTCGCCTTGGCCGTTTTCGACCAGGCCGGCCAAGGCCGGAGCGGCGTCGGCGGCTTGAGGACCGATCTCACGCAGAATCAAGCAAGCCCAGAAGGCTGCCTTGTCGTTCTTGAGTGCTTCGATCAGGCCCGGCACGGCGGCGGGACCAGCATCGGCGATGGCGTTCATCACGCGCAGACGCACTGCCGGATCCGCGTCTTCCAATAGCTTGGTGAACAGCGGGATGGTAACGTCGGGACCAGGCTGAAGCTCGATGAGCTTGGCGATCGCTTCTCGCCGAACGGTCGGGTCTTCGTTGGCGGTGGCCTGGACCAAGGCGTCAACGGACGGCTTATCGGCTTCGTCTGCGACGGCAAAGGAAAGCCAGGAAGCCGAAGTCAGTACAGCCAATGCCAGTAGGGTGGTAAGTCGAATCACGACGGGGTTCTCCAAAGCAAAAACGCAAACTTCTGACTACGGCAATTGAGTTTGACAGGTCGAGTAAAGCAGCTTCTTCAAGAAGGTGTAAGCGTCCATGTACTGTTGCGGAGGAACCTTGGTGATGCCTCGCTTGAGGGTCGTCGCCATTTGTTCGACTGCCTCGGTGAACTGCTGAGCGTCCTGGGCACCAAGCATGCCATTGGCCGACTTCTTCTTCAGCAGGCTTTCGGTCAGTTCCCGCTGCTTTTCAAAGTCTGGGTATTGCAGGAGAGTCGGCCAGTTGAGCTTGCCGGTTTCTTTGTCGATGGCGCTGTCGGGAAGACCCTTGGGGGCTTCTGATTGGGCCAGCTGCACCAGCTGTTCTTCGGTCGGACGCGGATGCTTCTTCGCCTCGTACGCATCGCGCTGGGAACGCATTTGGAAATAGGTATTGGCGTACTGCTGACGATTGGCA includes:
- a CDS encoding SulP family inorganic anion transporter, which translates into the protein MHKPEPLRQQWFGNVPKDLLAGLVVALALIPEAIAFSIIAGVDPKVGLYASFCIAAMSAFVGGRPGMISAATGAMALVMVTLVKEHGLQYLLAATILTGFLQLAAGYFKLGVLMRFVSKSVITGFVNALAILIFMAQLPELIGVPWIVYPMVAAGLAIIYLFPYLTKAVPSPLIAICVLTVVSITCGFQIRTVGDMGQLPDSLPVFLLPEIPWTFETLQIIFPVSVTLAVVGLLESLMTASIVDEMTDTHSDKNQECIGQGCSNILAGFLGGMAGCAMIGQSVINVKSGGRGRLSTLCAGVFLLILIVFLGEYVSMIPMAALVSVMIMVSIGTFKWESLKNLVLHPKSSSAVMVSTVVVVVATHDLAQGVLVGVLMSGFFFAHKVGQILDVEGEMHECNTGKTYNVTGQVFFASADRFVNSFDYQEKLDRVHIDVTGAHFWDITAVGALDKVIVKYRQKEIEVELIGLNEASALMIDRFAIHDKPDAADQLAGH
- a CDS encoding DUF1559 domain-containing protein codes for the protein MISRNRPSLARRSQPRGFSLKELLVVVFIISAGLFLLLPALNRGHRPAYRMMCVNNLKQLILAIHNYHDVNGHLPSAMAGTGTGGNEGRLSGAVDLLPMMEQSALYEVIQRGDPAAGVPPGGPVPWDRSYQPWQIRLEILNCPTAEITSQHFQPTNYAFCIGDVAKDIHQLPKLRGAFAPGLVATFPDITDGTSYTIAMAEIGTANQRAVQGQYAIDLPPNILDDPGIGLRTVSNNQQTYLSQVQLHKYGRGYNWADGAAGPGLVNTILPPNGPSCAVSGEGVVDGIYSAGSYHRGGANVAFCDGSVRFIPDTIDCGNVSAAPPTVDDYAEQPFASPFGVWGALGSINGQEQIEDTDY
- a CDS encoding DUF1559 domain-containing protein, producing MATRDEMRSGFTLKELFAVTFIIAALLFCLLPFGRRCAREAARRMQCTNNLKQLGLALHNYHDTYGCFPMAMGGTGIGGNEHRRSGLVAMLPFLEQNALYDQIMDPADYEGHPPGGPPPWDKKYGPWQQSVQMFVCPSASYEGKDYKPTNYAFCVGDVTRDIHQLPEARGAFAPGLFTRFSDIDDGMSNTIAMAEIGTAYGRQVQGQYAVNLPKTILADPGICWRTVDNGMKYYSKKVGLHDQGRGYNWADGGAGPGLVNTILPPNSPSCAVGGMEAVDGVYSAGGLHPGGCIVLLVVGSTRFVSEEIDAGDSATAPPTSEDFAGKTFASPFGVWGALGTISGEEENHDF
- a CDS encoding DUF1559 domain-containing protein, whose translation is MKSKSLNQVRRGFTIVELFVVIGIIGLLIALLLPVSRTSREATRRAQCQNNLKQMGLGVHNYHDTFESLPSCSSGDSPEPTEMTSHGKRLSGLVALLPMLEQGALYDTIMASSTFDGQAYPTLGPDPWDDTYEPWTTQLDQLNCPSDPFDDSRALGPTSYVFCIGDSTHIYHPGDSQRGPFSPGRQLHFRDIKDGTSNTVLLGEITITTKVISQTPEQMASAELCYGEGIEWELNDLTAHSRGYSWADGAAGPAMFNTILPPNFPSCGLNGTEAVDGIYSLGSHHAFGAHVVMADGSTRFITEDIDTGDLTQASLPPDSTEPSPYGVWGALGTIAAAEEHEL
- a CDS encoding HEAT repeat domain-containing protein; protein product: MIRLTTLLALAVLTSASWLSFAVADEADKPSVDALVQATANEDPTVRREAIAKLIELQPGPDVTIPLFTKLLEDADPAVRLRVMNAIADAGPAAVPGLIEALKNDKAAFWACLILREIGPQAADAAPALAGLVENGQGEIRREALLALASMPQAAEKFTPVITKCLDDQTLEIPATYALGRIGKLSNETAERLQANARGEGLLSLVSLWALARANPEDKELNQKAIQRLAAGLNSKYPLARAMASQGLVSLKAPPELLKTALKNDLSMAEVPVVRNALNVLASMGPDGIELLTEAMKHPSVQHDAILIIGDLGPHGAPATAALAELIESDNLLVANEAVVTLGKIGPGAKSAVPKLAKALEEGQGAIAHNSALALGRIGADAKAAEPALMKVMQSAQDPSLQMLCAWALVHIDGDSEATQQKVAPVIAAAAKSDNPVLQKAASELQAKMKGSGK
- a CDS encoding EamA family transporter; this translates as MNWFTWALLAALFAGITAVLAKAGTSGIDPNLATAIRTTVVLVLAWGIVFATGMPAWGSLSGSAVLFLTLSGLATGASWLCYFQALSVGQASSVAPVDKLSVVFAIALAAIFLGEKLAWQHWVGGALIVAGAALIAWR
- a CDS encoding DUF2306 domain-containing protein is translated as MSEAATRRKIVKAHDSSARYRTLKAIAAGVVVLLLGKVLFSIVAEYVNYFPPNFDAVFLLGREESFRGIYPPAFYVHIITAPIAILLAAYLMVSGKRKTHGPWHRRLGKAQLFLVLGLVAPSGFVMAFWAFTGPIAGVGFGLQAIATALTVTLAARYAMQRNFPVHQRWATHCFLLLVAPLLFRIVAGILIVTDTESFAAYQWNAWLSWIVPMAAYEAIRWRKKRKAAKKKQPRDVQLQEA
- a CDS encoding serine hydrolase domain-containing protein; translation: MLRRLLSVGGLFALFSAALVSNCQAQWPANQATLAHTVEQLISENAIPGAVVLMRQGDQEWVQAFGVADLKTKQPMQADMSFRVGSNTKTMTATVILQLVQEGKLKLDDKVSQFFDNVPQGDEVTIADLLDMRSGIATYSELKSFNRILDQQPTKTFTPEQLIQLGIEQPAMFKPGSEYFYSNTNYVMLGVLIERLTKMSLEDAFEQRIFKPLKMTRTLMPAQEDNKLPSPFAHGYLFGTNENPSLTDEQQKEALAGKLLPTDVTLANPSWGWAAGGAISTASDLAVYVEALVGGGLLDAPMQTKRLESIRPNNPDDPHSAGYGLGMAKLGPMLGHDGSLPGYQSFMGHDPKTGLTLIVLANLQETPGGEGAANIIAKALLQVPAAAE